The following coding sequences are from one Nitrospirota bacterium window:
- a CDS encoding response regulator, translating into MHQVVGGKIKVLVVDDEKLIRWSLTKGLEGAGYAVDTAVDGEDAVQLMASSKYDIVVTDLKMPGLSGIDLLKKIKECEHNLPVIFLSAYLSKEVIDDAIHYGAFSCVSKPFQMDNILHIIRDALEFRSHQGPCANG; encoded by the coding sequence TTGCATCAAGTTGTGGGAGGAAAGATTAAAGTATTAGTTGTTGATGACGAGAAATTAATCAGGTGGTCGTTAACAAAGGGTTTAGAAGGCGCAGGATATGCAGTTGACACAGCAGTTGACGGTGAAGACGCCGTTCAATTAATGGCCTCTTCAAAATATGATATAGTTGTTACAGACCTGAAAATGCCGGGTTTAAGCGGCATAGACCTGCTTAAGAAGATTAAAGAGTGTGAGCACAACCTTCCGGTAATATTTCTATCGGCATATCTTTCCAAGGAAGTAATTGATGATGCCATTCATTACGGGGCCTTTAGCTGTGTCAGCAAGCCGTTTCAGATGGATAATATCCTTCATATCATCAGGGATGCGTTAGAATTCAGATCACATCAGGGACCGTGCGCTAACGGGTGA